Proteins co-encoded in one Natronorubrum daqingense genomic window:
- a CDS encoding transcriptional regulator: MHTCRDCKQSFQTELALELHRDTCTKGQLFCQVCGDRFREAEATQDGWHYDCPDVECDGGGLQEDLFRVEDIRTATH; encoded by the coding sequence ATGCACACCTGTCGCGACTGTAAACAGTCGTTTCAGACGGAACTCGCACTCGAATTGCACCGTGATACGTGCACGAAGGGCCAACTCTTTTGTCAGGTCTGTGGCGATCGGTTCCGAGAGGCCGAGGCGACACAAGATGGCTGGCATTATGACTGTCCGGACGTCGAGTGCGACGGCGGTGGTCTCCAAGAGGACCTCTTTCGAGTTGAAGACATTCGAACCGCTACACACTGA
- a CDS encoding class II fumarate hydratase, translating to MADNDEFRVEEDSLGEMEVPKDAYWGAQTQRAIQNFPISGISFGRRFVRALGVVKKSAAQANRDLGLIEDDVADAIVEAADEVIAGKHDEQFPVDVFQTGSGTSSNMNANEVIANRAAELKGAEIGDRVVHPNDHVNYGQSSNDVIPTAMHVASLEAVEKDVIPALDQLREALERKEDEFDDVVKTGRTHLQDATPVTLGQEFGGYRTQVEKGLARVDKVRDHLAELALGGTATGTGLNTHEEFPGRVAEYITKETGVQFREADNHFEAQAAHDAMSEAHGALRVIAGSLNKIANDLRLLASGPRNGLGEIEQPENQPGSSIMPGKINPVVAEAVNQVHKQVIGNDAAVSAGAADGQLDLNLYKPVLAHNFLESAELISNSSQVFADRFVDPLEANREFCADQVEQSMAMATSLNVHIGYDKASEVAKTALKEDKTVREVVLEKGYLDEAEADEVLDPRKMSQRGILGQDD from the coding sequence ATGGCAGACAATGACGAGTTCCGCGTCGAGGAGGACAGTCTCGGGGAGATGGAGGTACCCAAGGACGCCTACTGGGGCGCACAGACCCAGCGGGCGATCCAGAACTTCCCAATCTCGGGCATCTCGTTCGGCCGACGCTTCGTTCGCGCGTTGGGTGTCGTCAAAAAATCCGCCGCACAGGCGAACCGCGACCTCGGTCTCATCGAAGACGATGTCGCTGATGCGATCGTCGAGGCCGCAGACGAGGTCATCGCCGGCAAACACGACGAGCAGTTCCCGGTTGACGTGTTCCAGACCGGCTCTGGCACGTCCTCGAACATGAACGCCAACGAGGTCATCGCCAATCGTGCCGCCGAACTCAAAGGAGCCGAGATCGGCGACCGCGTCGTCCACCCGAACGATCACGTCAACTACGGCCAATCGAGCAACGACGTCATTCCGACCGCGATGCACGTCGCCTCACTCGAGGCCGTCGAAAAGGACGTCATCCCGGCACTCGATCAACTCCGCGAGGCGCTCGAGCGAAAGGAAGACGAGTTCGACGACGTAGTCAAAACCGGCCGTACGCACCTCCAAGACGCGACTCCCGTGACCCTCGGTCAGGAGTTTGGCGGTTATCGTACACAAGTCGAGAAGGGACTCGCCCGCGTCGACAAGGTTCGCGACCACCTCGCCGAACTCGCACTCGGTGGCACGGCAACCGGGACCGGCCTCAACACGCACGAGGAGTTCCCCGGTCGCGTCGCCGAGTACATCACGAAAGAGACCGGCGTCCAGTTCCGCGAGGCCGATAACCACTTCGAGGCCCAGGCGGCACACGACGCGATGAGCGAGGCCCACGGTGCGCTTCGCGTCATCGCCGGTTCGTTGAACAAGATTGCCAACGACCTTCGACTGCTGGCTTCCGGACCGCGAAACGGTCTCGGCGAGATCGAACAGCCCGAAAATCAACCCGGCTCGTCGATCATGCCGGGCAAGATCAACCCCGTCGTCGCCGAGGCCGTCAATCAGGTCCACAAACAGGTCATCGGCAACGACGCCGCCGTCTCCGCCGGCGCTGCAGACGGCCAACTCGACCTCAACCTCTACAAACCCGTCCTCGCACACAACTTCCTCGAGTCCGCCGAACTCATCTCAAACTCGAGTCAGGTATTCGCCGACCGGTTCGTTGACCCGCTCGAAGCGAACCGCGAATTCTGTGCGGACCAGGTCGAACAGTCGATGGCGATGGCAACGTCGCTCAACGTCCACATCGGATACGACAAAGCCAGCGAGGTCGCGAAGACGGCGCTCAAAGAGGACAAAACGGTCCGTGAGGTCGTCCTCGAGAAGGGCTATCTCGACGAAGCAGAAGCCGACGAAGTGCTCGACCCCCGCAAAATGTCCCAACGCGGGATCCTCGGCCAGGACGACTGA
- a CDS encoding PH domain-containing protein, which translates to MESLHSRIRLLWIAKGALQALVVGLLLVALDQFITDVPASIIAVVIAIGLVLTSVYAIRLYQIWQYELQDDALYLERGVVTFVETSVPFVRVQHVDTQFGPVERVLGLSSVVVYTAGSRNADVRIPGLTPDRARDLQDALRELAVESEADDAV; encoded by the coding sequence ATGGAATCCCTCCATTCGCGAATTAGGCTCCTCTGGATAGCAAAAGGTGCTCTTCAGGCGCTCGTCGTTGGGCTCCTCCTGGTCGCCCTCGATCAATTTATCACAGACGTTCCCGCGTCGATCATCGCCGTCGTCATCGCAATCGGCCTCGTCCTCACGAGCGTCTACGCGATTCGGCTGTATCAGATCTGGCAGTACGAACTTCAGGACGACGCGCTCTACCTCGAGCGCGGCGTCGTTACCTTCGTCGAAACCTCGGTGCCCTTCGTTCGCGTCCAGCACGTCGACACGCAGTTTGGCCCCGTCGAACGCGTGCTCGGACTCTCGAGCGTCGTCGTCTACACGGCGGGCTCGCGCAACGCGGACGTTCGAATTCCGGGCTTGACGCCCGACCGTGCTCGAGACCTTCAGGATGCGCTGCGCGAACTGGCAGTCGAGAGCGAGGCCGACGACGCGGTCTAA
- a CDS encoding BolA family protein, translating into MNLSDIEELIESNVEDAEANVTHARDKHDDDHLAATVVSPTFDDLPLVQQHQAVYDALGEHMTTDIHALELSTYTPEEYDEQAD; encoded by the coding sequence ATGAATCTATCCGACATCGAGGAACTCATCGAGTCGAACGTCGAGGACGCCGAGGCGAACGTCACGCACGCGCGAGACAAACACGACGACGACCACCTCGCAGCGACGGTCGTCTCGCCGACGTTCGACGACCTCCCGCTGGTTCAACAACACCAGGCCGTTTACGACGCCCTCGGAGAGCACATGACGACCGATATCCACGCCCTCGAGTTGTCGACGTACACGCCCGAGGAGTACGACGAGCAAGCGGACTGA
- a CDS encoding MBL fold metallo-hydrolase, with protein sequence MIHSDWGDWLLDDVADASPDSVAIWYLGCNGFVLKGHDGTTIYIDPYLGLGDPPRTVRMIPVPFDPADVTSADAVFATHEHSDHVHGESQAPILEQTGATFYAPDDSLEAARDDQEWATRWDLDDDQFAEVAEGDTLEVGEFTVHVEVANDPDATHPVSYVFEHDSGTFFHGGDTKPSDEFDRIGSEYDIDLGVLAFGTVGQIPDKQTREPSRTRWYNDENQLVDAASTLRLERVLPSHWDMWRGLTADPKSLHHHTASFEYPRRVELAEIGDRVDL encoded by the coding sequence ATGATCCACAGCGACTGGGGAGACTGGCTCCTCGACGACGTTGCGGACGCATCGCCCGACAGCGTGGCAATCTGGTACCTCGGTTGCAACGGATTCGTCCTCAAAGGTCACGATGGGACCACGATCTATATCGACCCGTATCTCGGACTCGGCGATCCACCCCGGACCGTTCGGATGATTCCCGTCCCGTTCGATCCCGCCGACGTCACGTCGGCTGACGCCGTGTTCGCCACCCACGAACACTCCGATCACGTCCACGGCGAGAGTCAGGCACCGATTCTCGAGCAGACGGGTGCAACCTTCTACGCACCGGATGATAGCCTCGAGGCCGCTCGAGACGACCAGGAGTGGGCCACTCGCTGGGACCTCGACGACGACCAGTTCGCCGAAGTGGCCGAAGGAGACACGCTCGAGGTCGGCGAGTTTACCGTTCACGTCGAAGTGGCGAACGACCCCGATGCAACCCATCCGGTTAGTTACGTCTTCGAACACGACTCGGGAACCTTCTTCCACGGCGGCGACACGAAGCCCTCCGACGAATTCGACCGAATCGGGAGCGAGTACGACATCGACCTCGGCGTTCTCGCGTTCGGTACCGTCGGTCAGATACCTGATAAACAAACCCGCGAACCGTCCCGAACTCGCTGGTACAACGACGAGAACCAACTCGTCGACGCCGCATCGACGCTCCGACTCGAGCGCGTCCTTCCAAGTCACTGGGATATGTGGCGTGGTCTCACCGCTGACCCGAAATCACTTCATCACCACACGGCGAGTTTTGAGTACCCTCGACGGGTCGAACTCGCCGAAATCGGCGACCGGGTCGATCTCTAG
- a CDS encoding PH domain-containing protein produces MESLHPRIRLLWIANVAIVAIVLGVVGTLAGQWVIDIPIEAVGAVIAVGIGLGVVYAIRLYQVWRFELQDDALYLERGVVTFVETAVPFVRVQHVDTQFGPVERVLGLSSVVVYTAGSRNADVRIPGLTPDRAEALQDTLRDLAVESEADDAV; encoded by the coding sequence ATGGAATCCCTTCACCCGCGAATCAGACTTCTCTGGATCGCGAACGTGGCGATCGTCGCGATCGTCCTCGGCGTCGTCGGGACGCTCGCCGGTCAATGGGTGATCGATATCCCCATCGAAGCGGTCGGGGCTGTCATCGCGGTCGGAATCGGGCTGGGAGTCGTCTACGCGATTCGACTCTATCAGGTCTGGCGCTTCGAACTACAAGACGACGCGCTCTACCTCGAGCGCGGCGTCGTCACGTTCGTCGAGACGGCCGTCCCGTTCGTTCGCGTCCAACACGTCGACACCCAGTTTGGCCCCGTCGAACGCGTGCTCGGGCTCTCGAGCGTCGTCGTCTACACGGCGGGCTCGCGCAACGCGGACGTCCGAATTCCGGGGTTGACGCCCGACCGTGCAGAGGCGCTCCAGGATACCCTCCGTGATCTCGCCGTCGAGAGCGAGGCCGACGACGCGGTCTAA
- a CDS encoding tyrosine-type recombinase/integrase, which yields MSEGQQRPNTVEYFLQDIEHHGRNERTAAAYERVLTDYEQFLAERFDKTPPAASYRDCMAWVHELRSTHSDSTIATYASYLNRFYSYLERVGHTDENPMTVVLEEMNESIESNPTRRDVTLPEMRSFVGEIHHPLHEAIVLTLLKTGIRAGELCNLDLIDVNLEHEARTWQPRAHISGRSDSLFIATEHTYGQESGGERRNASNKRKRETVIPIDSELKDVLVRWLAVRPDVASNSATPAASEPLFVGTASSWGERLTPNIVHHVVEQYARAYGWYRTGGGAAENVTPHYFRHFFTTHLRDRTGDRGIVQYLRGDVASDVIDTYTHNWGDRVRETYLEHIYTLRR from the coding sequence ATGAGTGAGGGCCAGCAACGGCCGAATACGGTCGAGTACTTCCTCCAGGACATCGAACACCACGGACGAAACGAACGAACGGCAGCGGCCTACGAACGCGTGCTCACAGACTACGAACAGTTCCTCGCGGAACGCTTCGATAAGACGCCGCCAGCGGCCAGCTATCGGGATTGTATGGCGTGGGTACACGAACTCCGCTCCACGCACTCCGACAGCACTATCGCGACGTACGCGTCGTATCTGAACCGATTTTATAGCTATCTCGAGCGAGTGGGACACACCGACGAGAACCCTATGACCGTCGTCTTGGAGGAGATGAACGAGTCGATTGAGTCGAATCCGACGCGTCGCGACGTCACGCTACCCGAAATGCGGTCATTCGTCGGCGAGATTCACCATCCCTTACACGAAGCAATCGTGCTCACCCTTTTGAAAACGGGTATCAGAGCGGGGGAACTCTGCAACCTCGATCTGATCGACGTCAATCTCGAGCACGAGGCCCGGACTTGGCAGCCTCGAGCCCACATCTCCGGTCGCTCCGACTCGCTTTTCATCGCGACGGAGCACACGTACGGTCAGGAATCGGGCGGGGAACGCCGAAACGCGTCGAATAAGCGAAAACGGGAGACGGTGATTCCGATCGATTCGGAGCTCAAAGACGTCCTCGTTCGGTGGCTCGCCGTTCGGCCGGACGTCGCTTCGAACTCGGCCACACCGGCTGCATCGGAGCCCCTTTTCGTCGGGACAGCCAGCAGCTGGGGAGAGCGATTGACGCCGAACATCGTCCACCACGTGGTCGAGCAGTACGCGAGAGCCTACGGATGGTATCGAACGGGCGGTGGAGCCGCAGAGAACGTCACGCCACACTACTTTCGACACTTCTTCACGACACATCTTCGCGACCGAACGGGTGATCGAGGTATCGTCCAGTACCTTCGCGGAGACGTCGCAAGCGACGTGATCGATACGTACACTCACAACTGGGGTGATCGCGTTCGAGAAACGTATCTCGAGCACATCTATACGCTTCGTCGGTAG
- a CDS encoding DUF7523 family protein, translated as MSLAADARRAADSHPFLITALRAGIVNYTAAARFLEVDGETDAVATALRRYAEELPTHETRARDARVTMESGIGPVEPGSDHAVLEEALVTVAGSAFGPTGGDSTAVIATGEVGATALAEVLQQLSRSGVEPQSAGVGDESLIVVVDRLEGANALRAVEDALESCLDAHHTL; from the coding sequence ATGTCACTGGCAGCCGACGCGCGGCGGGCCGCCGACTCGCACCCGTTTCTCATCACGGCGTTGCGGGCGGGGATCGTGAACTACACCGCCGCCGCTCGATTCCTCGAAGTCGACGGCGAGACGGACGCGGTCGCGACGGCGTTGAGACGCTACGCCGAGGAGTTACCGACACACGAGACGAGGGCTCGAGACGCTCGGGTCACGATGGAGAGCGGGATCGGTCCGGTCGAACCGGGGTCGGACCACGCCGTTTTGGAGGAGGCACTGGTCACGGTCGCCGGGAGTGCATTCGGTCCGACTGGGGGCGACAGCACGGCCGTGATCGCGACCGGTGAAGTCGGCGCGACGGCACTCGCGGAAGTCCTCCAGCAGCTGTCGCGTTCGGGTGTCGAGCCCCAGTCGGCGGGCGTCGGCGACGAGTCGCTGATCGTCGTGGTCGATCGACTCGAGGGGGCGAACGCGCTCCGGGCGGTCGAGGACGCGCTCGAGTCGTGTCTCGACGCTCATCACACGCTTTAA
- a CDS encoding DUF7344 domain-containing protein, with amino-acid sequence MSNSDVAGRSTRSRDVVFGVLTNGTRRRLLQIIRDRSPTGISKRALARELATVPTDAEPATVTDAELERTLTECHHSHLPYLLDSGLVVETDADTVAAGDHWAFDDPVVRTLLDSQMDSNVVETLANILTDPQRRTVLSVLANYQKPVSTDTLARDVTAREMRDTEAIDFQERLDYVLTALVHDHLPRLQQAGLVGTGDRRDVISYEGGSRLRDTLVTTTSPSEPVVS; translated from the coding sequence ATGAGTAATTCAGACGTCGCTGGACGATCGACGCGGTCTCGAGACGTGGTCTTCGGGGTACTCACGAACGGGACGCGCCGTCGTCTCCTTCAAATTATCCGGGATCGGTCACCGACTGGGATCTCGAAACGTGCGCTTGCGCGTGAACTCGCCACCGTACCCACCGATGCCGAACCAGCAACGGTAACAGATGCCGAACTCGAGCGAACGCTCACCGAGTGTCACCACTCTCACCTCCCGTACTTGCTAGATTCTGGGCTCGTTGTCGAAACTGATGCGGATACGGTTGCCGCGGGCGACCACTGGGCGTTCGACGACCCCGTGGTCCGGACACTCCTCGACAGCCAAATGGACTCGAACGTCGTCGAGACGCTCGCCAACATCCTTACGGACCCACAACGACGAACCGTGCTGAGCGTGCTCGCGAACTACCAGAAGCCAGTTTCGACCGACACGCTCGCTCGAGACGTCACGGCGCGAGAGATGAGAGATACAGAAGCCATCGATTTCCAAGAGCGCCTCGACTACGTCCTGACTGCACTCGTCCACGATCACCTGCCACGATTGCAACAGGCGGGGCTCGTTGGAACGGGCGATCGGCGAGATGTAATCTCCTACGAAGGCGGATCACGGCTACGCGATACGCTAGTCACCACAACTTCCCCCTCCGAACCCGTCGTGTCGTGA
- a CDS encoding PH domain-containing protein has protein sequence MNRLHPLSAVSNAVSGAIIGFFLPFLTVSFLADPLGTNAVYALVPIGLVLGVSHGIATYYRFEYELSPDTFDVSSGVFARQSREIPYGRIQNVDLRQDLLHRILGVAVVSLETAGGGASEATLSFVTKDEAERIRTEVRRLTAESGSERATSDERASSTESATETPAVDADVGTETQPVTGSDTDSGIETEATDDHRVERTRLFELETRELLLYGTTAFSLSGVMLPVILFVFFTDGGSGVFTSGFFELSILLQAVLVVVPWALAAYLFSGLFTIARYYDFQLERAGDDYVYEHGLIQHYSGSIPIDKVQSVSITDNPIQRAFGYAGLWVETAGYGPESSGGSQPTVPFATEDRVYRFAERVTGIERPAFSDHPPIARRRYLARYTILATLLVGAAFVTAQVTALEQWYFAGLAFLAVPPAAHLKWKHMSYYLGEDHLVVRRGFWNRTTTVIPYYRIQTLTTNRTVLQRRLDLATVVVDTASSRTFSRSTPQIVDIDLEDARDVHDESRARLERSLHERTRDGVETSPTDEF, from the coding sequence ATGAACCGACTCCACCCACTCAGCGCCGTCTCGAACGCCGTCAGCGGCGCGATCATCGGCTTTTTCCTTCCGTTTCTCACCGTCTCGTTCCTCGCGGACCCGCTCGGCACGAACGCGGTGTACGCACTGGTTCCGATAGGGCTCGTTCTGGGAGTCTCACACGGAATTGCGACCTACTACCGGTTCGAGTACGAACTCTCCCCGGACACGTTCGACGTCTCCTCGGGCGTTTTCGCGCGCCAGTCTCGAGAAATTCCCTACGGCCGAATCCAGAACGTCGACCTCAGACAGGATCTGCTCCATCGAATACTCGGCGTCGCCGTCGTCTCCCTCGAGACGGCTGGTGGCGGGGCCTCCGAGGCGACCCTGAGCTTCGTCACCAAGGACGAAGCCGAGCGAATCCGCACCGAGGTCCGCCGACTGACGGCCGAATCCGGATCCGAGCGGGCAACGTCGGACGAACGGGCCTCGAGTACAGAATCGGCCACTGAAACACCAGCGGTCGACGCAGATGTCGGCACGGAGACCCAACCCGTCACCGGCTCTGATACGGATTCCGGGATCGAGACCGAAGCAACTGACGACCACCGAGTCGAACGAACGCGACTGTTCGAACTCGAGACCCGCGAACTGTTGCTCTACGGAACCACGGCGTTCAGCCTGAGCGGCGTCATGTTGCCGGTGATCCTCTTCGTCTTCTTCACCGACGGCGGATCCGGGGTGTTCACGAGCGGGTTCTTCGAACTCTCGATACTCCTCCAAGCCGTTCTCGTCGTCGTCCCCTGGGCGCTGGCCGCGTACCTCTTTAGCGGGCTGTTTACCATCGCACGCTACTACGATTTCCAGCTAGAGCGCGCCGGCGACGACTACGTCTACGAACATGGACTCATCCAACACTACAGCGGCTCGATTCCGATCGACAAGGTCCAATCGGTGTCGATCACGGACAATCCGATCCAGCGGGCGTTCGGCTACGCCGGGCTCTGGGTCGAGACGGCCGGCTACGGCCCCGAAAGCAGCGGCGGCAGCCAACCGACCGTTCCGTTCGCGACCGAGGACCGAGTCTACCGATTCGCCGAACGAGTCACCGGAATCGAGCGACCGGCGTTTTCGGACCACCCGCCGATCGCTCGCCGCCGATACCTCGCGCGGTACACGATTCTCGCGACGCTCCTCGTCGGTGCCGCGTTCGTCACAGCCCAGGTGACCGCACTCGAGCAGTGGTACTTCGCGGGACTCGCCTTTCTCGCAGTTCCACCAGCGGCCCACCTCAAGTGGAAACACATGTCCTACTACCTCGGTGAGGACCACTTGGTCGTCCGCCGAGGCTTCTGGAACCGGACCACGACCGTCATCCCCTACTACCGAATCCAAACGCTGACGACCAACAGGACGGTTCTCCAGCGCAGACTCGATCTGGCGACGGTCGTCGTCGATACGGCCAGTTCGCGGACGTTCTCTCGGTCGACGCCACAGATTGTCGACATCGACCTCGAGGACGCTCGCGATGTTCACGACGAGAGTCGCGCTCGACTCGAGCGTAGTCTCCACGAGCGAACTCGAGACGGCGTGGAGACCTCGCCGACCGACGAGTTCTGA
- a CDS encoding DUF5805 domain-containing protein — MAEDDRVAVKTYVPRQQKEIWSAQADDLEMSQSEFVRTMVQAGRSEFEIPSAGDSGGTEPGSDAPADEDFADRILEVLQRSGALDWDDLVEALVDDVEAELDAEIQRLQDDNLVRYSGREGGYVVTSDE, encoded by the coding sequence ATGGCTGAAGACGACCGCGTCGCTGTGAAAACATACGTTCCTCGACAACAAAAGGAAATTTGGAGCGCCCAGGCGGACGATCTCGAGATGAGTCAAAGCGAGTTCGTCAGGACGATGGTCCAGGCTGGGCGGAGTGAATTCGAGATCCCTTCGGCAGGTGACTCGGGGGGTACTGAACCAGGTTCTGACGCACCTGCTGACGAGGACTTTGCAGACCGCATTCTCGAGGTGTTACAGCGAAGTGGCGCGCTGGATTGGGACGACCTCGTCGAAGCATTGGTCGACGACGTGGAGGCCGAACTCGACGCAGAGATACAGCGCCTACAGGACGATAATCTGGTTCGATACAGCGGCCGAGAGGGCGGCTACGTGGTGACGAGCGATGAGTGA
- a CDS encoding enoyl-CoA hydratase/isomerase family protein, translated as MASPTLVDSDVTDGIATITLARPDKLNAVNLELLSALRDALVDLPEDAVDGLVLTGAGDVTCAGMDRDIVADPAYGETYADEIGELTGEIYEFLTSRPYPTAVGARGALIGIGFILSLRCDFLVAGEETTLAMPEVQFGIAASHSIPYLEAIVGSRVAKEIVLTGEAVSPERARALGLLNRVVPSEDVEAETRELVGDIADHDSAVVQELKGELTDPA; from the coding sequence ATGGCTTCGCCAACACTTGTCGATTCGGACGTCACCGACGGAATTGCGACGATTACGCTGGCGCGTCCGGACAAACTCAACGCGGTGAATCTCGAGTTACTTTCCGCTCTCAGAGACGCCCTCGTCGACTTGCCCGAGGATGCGGTCGACGGTCTCGTCCTGACTGGGGCCGGTGACGTCACCTGTGCCGGCATGGACAGGGACATCGTCGCTGACCCAGCGTACGGCGAAACGTACGCCGACGAAATCGGCGAGTTGACCGGTGAAATATACGAGTTTCTCACCTCGAGACCGTATCCGACCGCCGTCGGTGCGCGCGGTGCACTCATCGGTATCGGCTTCATTCTCTCGTTGCGGTGTGACTTCCTCGTCGCCGGCGAGGAGACGACACTCGCGATGCCGGAGGTTCAATTCGGTATCGCGGCCTCGCATTCGATTCCCTACCTCGAGGCAATTGTGGGCTCTCGAGTCGCGAAAGAGATCGTGCTCACCGGCGAAGCCGTTTCACCAGAGCGCGCACGGGCGCTTGGACTCCTCAATCGAGTCGTTCCGAGCGAAGACGTCGAAGCCGAAACTCGAGAACTCGTCGGTGATATTGCGGACCACGATTCGGCCGTCGTACAGGAACTCAAAGGGGAGTTGACCGATCCAGCGTAA
- a CDS encoding PH domain-containing protein, whose product MNRLHPLSAATYGLQYGLIWLWIPMALVLLLGALVDSISPAWSPLAAPLGFVIGVAYGVAYYYRFEYAITPDTFDVSSGVFARRSREIPYGRIQNVDVRQGVFQRLFGLATLSIETAGGGATEATLNFVSESEATRLQTQIRRRTAEVKNRRGRRREQESSPDDQSESVADRSEHPNDAERTSSDQTIDGTGDPGVPEPTSNRSRELDPESPLASGVGRRRQHRLFDLEAKELLLYSFTSFRPAAAAAVLGLFFIATDTFLELLVVVAQPVGGPESLGEGTTTDYGILTLVSIANGVVIAYVLSVAYTFATYYDFQLGRADDDFVYERGLLQRYSGSIPVEKVQSVTVTANPIQRAIEYAGLWVETAGYGPDSNGGSQSAVPLAKLGRVHRFTENLTGVETPKFQRPPPIARRRYLVRYSLVATVVVAISFGITQVTGLERWYLAAVVFAGVPPAAHLKYVNLGYYVGEDHLVVRRGFWQRRTTVIPYYRIQTVSTRRSIFQRRLGLASLVIDTASSRTLFWTTPTIYDVDLEDARDAHGTGRKRLQSALRQRARDDDLGLDVDFTASSKRSDDFI is encoded by the coding sequence ATGAACCGACTCCATCCACTCAGCGCAGCCACGTACGGGCTTCAATACGGCCTCATCTGGCTCTGGATACCGATGGCGTTGGTTCTACTGCTTGGTGCCCTCGTCGATTCGATCAGCCCGGCCTGGTCTCCGCTCGCTGCGCCACTTGGGTTCGTAATCGGCGTCGCCTACGGCGTCGCGTACTACTACCGATTCGAGTACGCGATTACGCCGGACACGTTCGATGTCTCCTCGGGCGTTTTCGCGCGCCGATCCCGCGAAATTCCCTACGGCCGGATCCAGAACGTCGACGTTCGACAAGGGGTGTTTCAACGACTTTTCGGTCTCGCGACGCTGTCGATCGAGACCGCAGGTGGCGGGGCAACGGAAGCGACGCTCAACTTCGTCAGCGAATCCGAAGCCACGAGACTCCAAACGCAGATCAGGCGGCGAACTGCCGAGGTAAAGAACCGTCGAGGTCGACGACGCGAACAGGAATCGTCGCCGGACGATCAATCCGAGTCAGTTGCCGATCGATCCGAACACCCCAACGACGCCGAGCGCACGAGCAGCGACCAGACGATCGACGGGACCGGCGATCCTGGTGTCCCTGAACCGACGTCGAACCGCTCTCGAGAGCTCGACCCCGAGTCTCCGCTCGCATCAGGAGTCGGCCGACGCCGACAACATCGACTGTTCGACCTCGAGGCCAAAGAACTCCTCCTCTACTCGTTCACGTCGTTTCGGCCCGCGGCCGCCGCTGCCGTCTTGGGACTCTTTTTCATCGCGACGGATACCTTCCTCGAGTTGCTCGTAGTCGTCGCCCAACCGGTCGGTGGCCCCGAATCGCTGGGCGAAGGGACGACGACAGACTACGGCATCCTGACGCTCGTCTCGATAGCCAACGGGGTCGTCATCGCGTACGTGTTGAGCGTCGCGTACACGTTCGCAACGTACTACGACTTTCAGCTCGGACGGGCCGACGACGACTTCGTCTACGAACGCGGGCTCTTACAGCGTTACAGCGGCTCGATCCCCGTCGAAAAGGTTCAATCGGTGACGGTCACCGCCAACCCGATCCAACGGGCGATCGAGTACGCTGGACTCTGGGTCGAAACGGCCGGCTACGGCCCCGACAGCAACGGCGGCAGCCAGTCTGCCGTCCCGTTGGCGAAACTGGGACGCGTTCATCGCTTCACGGAAAACCTGACGGGCGTCGAAACGCCGAAGTTCCAGCGCCCGCCACCCATCGCACGCCGCCGATACCTCGTTCGCTACTCGCTCGTCGCCACCGTCGTCGTCGCGATCAGCTTCGGAATCACGCAGGTAACCGGCCTCGAGCGCTGGTACCTCGCTGCCGTCGTCTTCGCCGGGGTTCCACCCGCAGCCCACCTGAAGTACGTCAACCTCGGCTACTACGTCGGCGAGGACCACCTGGTCGTGCGACGGGGCTTCTGGCAGCGCCGAACGACCGTGATCCCCTACTACCGAATCCAGACCGTCTCGACTCGTCGGTCGATCTTCCAGCGTCGACTCGGGCTGGCGTCGCTCGTCATCGACACGGCCAGTTCGCGAACGCTCTTTTGGACGACGCCGACCATCTACGACGTCGATCTCGAGGACGCGCGCGACGCGCACGGGACCGGCCGAAAACGGCTCCAATCGGCGCTTCGCCAGCGCGCTCGAGACGACGACCTCGGCCTCGACGTCGACTTCACCGCCTCGAGTAAACGCTCCGATGATTTTATCTAA